Sequence from the Scomber scombrus chromosome 1, fScoSco1.1, whole genome shotgun sequence genome:
GACATCAAACTCATTGCAGAGTTAGATCAGGCTTTGCTGGAAAGCTCTTTAGGAGTAGAGCATTACATGAGAGAGATGGGACTCATCTATGAGTTCTCAATTAAAGGCTCAAGAAACACTGTTAATGAAATATCTCGTCTCCCTGGTTTGGCTGCTGAAATGCTGTTGGATGGATTTCCTTTAGAGCTCTTCGATGGAGATGCTTCCAACATCCCAGAGAGATGGGTGACAGATGTGCTGATGGAGCTTCACAAGAAGGTtggagagcagagcagactGTTAGTACTGACTGTGCTGGGTGTTCAAAATACAGGGAAGTCAACACTCCTCAACACCATGTTTGGTGTtcagtttcctgtcagcagCGGCAGATGCACAAGAGGAGCTTATATGCTCTTCCTCAGAGTTGGAGAAgatatgaaacatgaaattaaTTATGACTTTATAGTTCTCATTGACACAGAGGGTCTAAAGTGTGCTGATCTGGCAAAACTAGAGGAAAGTTATGAGCATGACAACCAGCTGGCAACCTTTGTGATTGGTTTAAGTGATGTCACCATTATTAACGTTGCAATGGAGAACTCAACAGAAATTAAAGACATCCTGCAAATTGCAGCTCACGCCTTCCTGAGAATGAAGGAAATTGGTAAAAAGccagtttgtcattttgtgcaTCAAAATGTTTCTGGAGTTTCAGCTCATGCAAAGAcaataacagaaagaaaacatcttcTGGACCAGCTCaatgaaataatacaaattgCTGCTGATATGGAAAAGAAGCCTTCTATTAAAGCATTCACAGATGTGCTGGACTATGACATGGACAAAAACAACTGGAACATCCCAGGACTCTGGCATGGAATCCCTCCGATGGCACCAGTGAGCACAGGTTATAGTGAAGCTGTAGCAGATTTAAAGAGAAACCTTCTGGTGGAAACAAACAGAAGCAATGAAGTCTCAAAGATCCCAGAGTTTCTAGAATGGATGAGAAGTCTCTGGAAAGCTGTGAAGTATGAGAACTTCATCTTTAGCTTCAGAAACACTCTTGCGGCACGTGCCTACGACAACCTTTGCAAAGAGTTCAGTCAATGGGAATGGCAGTTCAGAAAAGAAATCCTCTCCTGGCAACAAGAAGCAGAGTTGGAAATCTTAAATTCTGACATTGGATCTGATATTCAAAATTGGAGCACATTGGTTGAACCAAAAAAATCAGAGGTGTCAGTAAAAatagcagaagaagaaagaaaaatgaagcagAAACTCACAAACTACTACAAAAAGAAAGACCAGAATGTAAATCTgatagaaaaatacaaaactgaCTTCATCAACAGCATCAGTTGTCTTGCAAAGGAAATTATTTATTCTGTGAACAATAAACTGGATTGTAACCTCGAGcttaaaaaaagttcaaaaaagGCTGAATACATTCAGAGCGAATACAGAGAAGGGATTGAAGACGAGGTCATGAAGCTTTTGAGTGCCTGTAAAGGCTCCACACTGTCTGATGAACAGCTGAAAGACCAGTTTGAAAAGATGTGGACTGAAGCCACTAAAAATGTGCCTCGTCTAAAAGAGCGAGATATTGCAGCAAGTGTCCTGGAGCAATTCAGAAAACATTTCTCAAACCAGAATGTTATTGAGAACTTACAACACATTACAGATCTAAAGGAAACTGGAAAATGTCCATTTAAAACCAAACGTGATCATACGGACCATTTATTTAAGAAGCTTTTGGGACGAGGAAATCTTCAAAATTTTGCTGACACAGTCATTGAGTCTTGCACACGGTTTGTGCTCGATAAAGCAAAGTCAAACACAGATTACCATGACTCTTTTACAAGAGATCTTCTTGAAAAAATGGATGAATACCTTCAACAGAACTACAAACAtcacaaaacaaatgcaaagtTTGAGTTTGACCTGAAACTTCACATTTGTGGCATTGCCTCAAGGGAATTCCTCAAAATGCACAGAAAATACTTGTCTGATAGAGATCCTAAAATTCAGCTGGAGAAAAAGAAGTCTCAATACCTGATAGATTTTCTTGACTTGTACAAAGATAGAGATGATTGTCAACGCAAAGCAAAGGAATTCGTCAGATGTTGCATCAAACCTGCTGTGGAAGAGTACATCAATAAATCTTTGGGAATAGACATTGTGGATGAAATAGTGACAAGTTCTCATTCAGCAGAGTACAGCTCCCACTCCTTTTTCCAGTGCAACCTTCAGGAAGAGTTACTGCAAAAGGATGACTTCAAGAGTTTTGTCAACTACATTCGTAAGTATGAAATATATGTTAAGGATTGGATATTTCAACAAATCCAACAACAAATGCTGAAGGACGAAACTTTGTGCAAACTGAAGAACAAGAACCTTCAAGTCATAGTTGATAAAATCACAGCAGCATTAGAGCAGGCCACAAAAGCACCAGATGATGTTCAACTGCTAGACAACAATGAAAGCATCACAGAGCTCATCAGCAACATGAGGAAGTATTTGATTAAAGACATCTTAATCTCAGAGGAAGATGAAAAAACCACCTTGTTTAAAATCCAAAGCACATGTCATCCATTTATCAACAGcctcaaaatgtcaataaaagaCTTGAACAAACAGCTTCAGGAGC
This genomic interval carries:
- the LOC133997568 gene encoding up-regulator of cell proliferation-like: MDKDGRESTVPFNFLSKLGMQTFYPNKLTLRSLLEINKNSIYDETVESLEKIPWCFLRKLFQINAECRNCTQVSNNDDDDDDDDDDDENSDLFDFDLLTADDSADNTVNPLDLIVALFLCADSFLQQEMALKMSMCQFSVPLLLPHGNNSQSTLMLWALRDIVKEWRPHHLSDSRGFVEDSIVQADIPFFTFVRLKNCSLSKSQVLNHVLSRGQQNHNMFIHRDMKGGALTRRISNGLVEVCWFLPCGRENLDIFPEPVAFANLRGDICVSLAQFNFLFQESTATFVLLDKVEENEHKILTSLQDVKSKLFLVVNRKDNSREDMMSVKKTQKELQLPNSSVKIKDSRVNVSALTEKLCAAIKTSLPDVSATMNIVNMVGKAVELGLLVDENKSGEQKKAVEEIMVDIEKQSIPDYKKQQLPLQGENWKRLSQLEKEECRLKSGDSDPEGSKCQLHEEKNKISEKQQKQKLSKGMESFIKTLSTSDKEERDVFLKWMKLKLDTHSRSKLSDLRNKFKEQCEKKDIKLIAELDQALLESSLGVEHYMREMGLIYEFSIKGSRNTVNEISRLPGLAAEMLLDGFPLELFDGDASNIPERWVTDVLMELHKKVGEQSRLLVLTVLGVQNTGKSTLLNTMFGVQFPVSSGRCTRGAYMLFLRVGEDMKHEINYDFIVLIDTEGLKCADLAKLEESYEHDNQLATFVIGLSDVTIINVAMENSTEIKDILQIAAHAFLRMKEIGKKPVCHFVHQNVSGVSAHAKTITERKHLLDQLNEIIQIAADMEKKPSIKAFTDVLDYDMDKNNWNIPGLWHGIPPMAPVSTGYSEAVADLKRNLLVETNRSNEVSKIPEFLEWMRSLWKAVKYENFIFSFRNTLAARAYDNLCKEFSQWEWQFRKEILSWQQEAELEILNSDIGSDIQNWSTLVEPKKSEVSVKIAEEERKMKQKLTNYYKKKDQNVNLIEKYKTDFINSISCLAKEIIYSVNNKLDCNLELKKSSKKAEYIQSEYREGIEDEVMKLLSACKGSTLSDEQLKDQFEKMWTEATKNVPRLKERDIAASVLEQFRKHFSNQNVIENLQHITDLKETGKCPFKTKRDHTDHLFKKLLGRGNLQNFADTVIESCTRFVLDKAKSNTDYHDSFTRDLLEKMDEYLQQNYKHHKTNAKFEFDLKLHICGIASREFLKMHRKYLSDRDPKIQLEKKKSQYLIDFLDLYKDRDDCQRKAKEFVRCCIKPAVEEYINKSLGIDIVDEIVTSSHSAEYSSHSFFQCNLQEELLQKDDFKSFVNYIRKYEIYVKDWIFQQIQQQMLKDETLCKLKNKNLQVIVDKITAALEQATKAPDDVQLLDNNESITELISNMRKYLIKDILISEEDEKTTLFKIQSTCHPFINSLKMSIKDLNKQLQEQFSKSENITETLIKLPIKPLDELFKRVFGCGKQCPFCKVPCEAGGKGHDKHHATVHRPQGLGGYRYESTEKLAPTLCTTDVQGEGRFNNTDTKLEYHPYKEYYTYYPDWLIPPDPSIEASDYWKYVLVQYNDRFAEEYKAKPADVPEAWRRITKEQALKGLKDAFNIR